A stretch of the uncultured Bacteroides sp. genome encodes the following:
- a CDS encoding bifunctional 3,4-dihydroxy-2-butanone-4-phosphate synthase/GTP cyclohydrolase II, with the protein MEEIKLNTIEEAIDDFREGKFIIVVDDEDRENEGDFIIAAEKITPEKVNFMLKYGRGVLCAPITEERCEELELDMQVSSNTSIYETPFTVTVDLLEGCTTGVSMHDRAATIKALADPTTKPSDFGRPGHINPLRARTRGVLRRTGHTEATVDMARLAGLYPAGALIEIINEDGTMARLPELMEVAKKFDIKIITIKDLIAYRLKMESIIEKGEEVDMPTNFGHFRLIPFRQKSNGLEHIALIKGEWTEDEPILVRVHSSCMTGDIFGSCRCECGEQLHKAMAEINKAGKGVIIYMNQEGRGIGLMNKIKAYKLQEEGFDTVDANLHLGFNADERDYGVGAEILREIGVRKMRLLTNNPVKRIGLEAYGLEIVENIGIEITPNQYNERYLKTKKERMGHSLHFTK; encoded by the coding sequence ATGGAAGAAATAAAACTAAATACAATAGAAGAAGCTATTGATGACTTTCGTGAAGGAAAATTTATAATCGTTGTAGACGATGAAGATCGTGAAAACGAAGGTGACTTTATCATTGCCGCAGAGAAAATAACGCCGGAGAAAGTCAACTTCATGTTAAAGTACGGACGCGGAGTTTTGTGTGCGCCCATCACAGAAGAACGCTGTGAAGAGTTGGAACTAGATATGCAAGTTTCTTCCAACACCTCTATATATGAAACTCCTTTTACTGTAACTGTCGATTTACTCGAAGGATGTACAACGGGAGTTTCAATGCATGATAGGGCAGCAACAATTAAAGCATTGGCTGACCCGACAACAAAACCAAGCGATTTTGGACGTCCAGGGCACATAAACCCTTTGAGAGCAAGAACACGTGGAGTACTTCGACGTACTGGTCACACAGAAGCAACTGTTGACATGGCTCGTTTAGCAGGCCTCTATCCAGCGGGAGCTTTGATTGAAATCATCAACGAAGATGGAACAATGGCCCGACTTCCGGAACTTATGGAGGTAGCAAAGAAATTCGACATTAAGATTATTACCATCAAAGACCTTATTGCTTATCGCCTAAAGATGGAATCAATAATTGAAAAAGGAGAAGAAGTTGATATGCCTACTAATTTCGGGCATTTCCGTCTTATCCCCTTCCGCCAGAAATCAAATGGGTTAGAGCACATCGCATTAATAAAAGGAGAATGGACAGAAGACGAACCAATTCTGGTTAGAGTTCATTCTTCTTGCATGACTGGTGATATCTTTGGCTCCTGTCGTTGTGAATGTGGCGAGCAGCTGCATAAAGCAATGGCCGAAATTAATAAAGCCGGAAAGGGTGTTATCATTTACATGAATCAAGAAGGACGTGGTATCGGACTAATGAACAAGATTAAAGCATACAAGCTTCAGGAAGAGGGATTTGATACTGTTGATGCCAATCTGCATTTAGGATTTAACGCAGACGAACGCGACTATGGTGTCGGTGCAGAAATTCTTCGTGAAATTGGTGTACGTAAAATGAGATTACTCACTAACAACCCAGTAAAAAGAATTGGGCTCGAAGCCTATGGATTGGAAATTGTAGAAAATATTGGGATTGAAATAACTCCCAACCAGTACAACGAGCGATATTTAAAAACTAAAAAAGAACGAATGGGGCACTCACTTCATTTTACAAAGTGA
- a CDS encoding LptF/LptG family permease, with the protein MLRIKKLDIFIIRSFILLFLGTFFICLFIFMMQFLWRYVDDLVGKGLAISVLSEFFFYATLTLVPTALPLAVLLASLMTFGNFGERYELLAIKAAGISLMRVMRPLMIFTILICCTSFYFQNVIAPKAQVKLWTLLISMKQKSPELEIPEGVFYDEIEGYNLYVKHKNKDTGVLYNIMIYNFSDGFDNAHIIVADSGKLEMTADKKHLNLHLYSGEMFENLKSQSGSVENVPYRRESFREKHSIIEFNANFNMVDESFMNNQYQSKNMIQLQSSVDSMTHIVDSIGHTFYKEAKTSTYRPVAGLTKEDTLKIRKSKLSAINTDKIFNNYSLSDKQRIIASALSSSQNIGNDWKFKSLNTAETDERIRKHEMEWHKKIALSFSCLIFFFIGAPLGGIIRKGGLGMPVVVSVLIFIIYYIIDTTGYKMARDAKWILWTGMWISSFILAPVGIFFTYKSNNDSVVLNADTYINWIRKVIGIRDTRHLSKKEVIIQDPDYQEESENLNLLYNECEEYISRNRLKRAPNYFTTWKNNEKDEEVIAINEYLERIIEDLANSKDAKILGTLNNFPIMSVHAHRCPFNIQALNTATGVLLPIGIIYYFRIWAFRIRLYKDLKLINKVSRDLQDMIRKQLANN; encoded by the coding sequence ATGCTACGCATAAAAAAATTAGATATATTTATTATCAGGAGTTTTATACTCCTATTTTTAGGGACATTCTTCATTTGTCTTTTCATCTTTATGATGCAATTTTTATGGAGATATGTCGATGATTTAGTTGGTAAAGGATTAGCAATAAGCGTTCTATCGGAATTTTTCTTTTACGCAACACTAACATTAGTGCCCACAGCTCTTCCTTTGGCCGTATTGCTGGCCTCTTTAATGACTTTTGGAAATTTTGGTGAGCGGTATGAATTACTAGCTATAAAAGCAGCCGGAATATCATTAATGAGAGTAATGCGCCCCTTAATGATATTTACTATTTTAATTTGCTGCACTTCATTTTATTTTCAAAACGTTATTGCACCCAAGGCGCAGGTAAAGTTATGGACTTTGCTTATCTCCATGAAGCAAAAATCACCAGAATTAGAGATTCCAGAAGGAGTTTTCTACGATGAGATTGAGGGTTACAATCTTTATGTAAAGCATAAAAATAAGGATACCGGAGTTTTATACAACATAATGATTTATAATTTCTCCGATGGGTTTGACAATGCTCATATTATTGTAGCCGATTCCGGCAAACTGGAAATGACTGCTGATAAAAAACACTTGAATCTGCACCTATATAGCGGAGAAATGTTTGAGAACCTCAAATCTCAAAGTGGTTCAGTAGAGAATGTACCTTACCGCAGGGAAAGCTTTAGAGAAAAGCATTCAATCATTGAATTCAATGCCAACTTTAATATGGTCGATGAAAGTTTCATGAACAATCAATACCAAAGTAAGAACATGATTCAACTTCAAAGTTCGGTTGACTCAATGACTCATATAGTAGATAGCATTGGACACACATTTTATAAAGAAGCAAAAACAAGCACTTATCGCCCTGTAGCAGGACTCACCAAAGAAGATACACTCAAAATCAGGAAATCGAAATTATCCGCTATAAATACAGACAAGATATTTAATAACTATTCATTAAGCGATAAACAGCGAATTATTGCAAGCGCATTAAGTAGCTCTCAGAACATTGGCAACGACTGGAAATTCAAGAGTCTTAATACTGCCGAAACAGATGAGCGTATAAGAAAACATGAAATGGAATGGCATAAGAAAATAGCACTGTCCTTTTCCTGTTTAATTTTCTTTTTCATTGGAGCTCCGTTAGGTGGTATTATCAGAAAAGGAGGTCTGGGGATGCCTGTTGTAGTATCTGTTTTAATTTTTATTATCTATTACATTATAGATACTACTGGATATAAGATGGCTAGGGATGCAAAATGGATACTATGGACCGGCATGTGGATCAGCTCATTTATTTTAGCCCCGGTAGGCATATTCTTTACCTATAAATCGAATAATGATTCAGTAGTACTGAACGCTGATACATATATTAACTGGATAAGAAAGGTGATAGGTATCCGGGATACCCGCCATCTATCTAAAAAGGAGGTGATTATTCAAGACCCGGATTATCAAGAAGAAAGCGAGAATCTTAATTTGTTATATAATGAGTGTGAAGAATATATCTCAAGGAACAGATTAAAACGTGCACCCAACTATTTTACTACTTGGAAAAACAATGAAAAAGACGAAGAGGTCATTGCGATCAATGAGTACCTTGAAAGAATCATTGAAGACTTGGCAAATAGTAAAGATGCAAAAATATTAGGTACACTGAACAACTTTCCCATAATGTCTGTTCATGCTCATAGATGCCCATTCAACATTCAGGCGCTTAACACAGCCACCGGGGTATTACTCCCAATCGGAATTATATATTACTTTCGTATATGGGCTTTCAGAATCCGACTATATAAAGATCTCAAATTAATTAATAAGGTAAGCAGAGATCTACAAGATATGATTAGAAAACAATTAGCAAACAACTAA
- a CDS encoding START-like domain-containing protein — protein MKKERIHIEYLLNASSRSILWNAISTPVGLEDWFADQVQMREKIFTFTWGKSEVRKAEMIGTRINSFVRFHWLDDEDDEKSYFEFKMNYNELTGDFVLEITDFVDPEEKDDQFELWNSQIDTLKRACGM, from the coding sequence ATGAAAAAAGAGAGAATACATATAGAGTATCTTTTAAACGCATCTTCACGTAGCATTTTATGGAATGCAATAAGCACTCCCGTTGGCTTAGAAGATTGGTTTGCCGACCAAGTTCAAATGAGAGAAAAGATCTTCACTTTCACTTGGGGAAAGTCTGAAGTCAGAAAAGCTGAAATGATTGGGACCAGAATAAATTCTTTCGTTAGGTTTCATTGGTTAGACGATGAAGATGATGAAAAAAGCTACTTTGAGTTCAAGATGAATTACAATGAGTTAACGGGGGATTTTGTTTTAGAAATTACAGATTTTGTTGATCCGGAAGAGAAAGATGATCAGTTCGAACTATGGAATTCTCAGATTGACACACTCAAAAGAGCATGCGGAATGTAA
- the purH gene encoding bifunctional phosphoribosylaminoimidazolecarboxamide formyltransferase/IMP cyclohydrolase, translating into MSETKKIKTALVSVYHKEGLDDLIIKLHEEGVEFLSTGGTRQFIESLGFPCKAVEDLTTYPSILGGRVKTLHPKVFGGILCRRDVEQDLQQIEKYEIPEIDLVIVDLYPFEATVASGAGEAAIVEKIDIGGISLIRAAAKNFKDVVIVASQAQYKPLADMLMEHGATSSIEERRWFAKEAFAVSSHYDSAIFNYFDGEDGSAFRCSVNEQKSLRYGENPHQKGVFFGNLDAIFDQIHGKEISYNNLLDINAAVDLIDEFEELTFAVLKHNNACGIASRPTVAEAWADALAADPVSAYGGVLITNAVIDKTAAEEINKIFFEIIIAPDYDVDALEILTQKKNRIVLVRKEAKFPKKQFRSLLNGVLVQDRDLKIETPADLKTVTDKAPTEQEIEDMLFANKIVKNSKSNAIVLAKGRQLLASGIGQTSRVDALKQAIEKAKAFGFDLQGAVMASDAFFPFPDCVEIAHKEGVAAVIQPGGSVRDQLSFDYCNENGVAMVTTGFRHFKH; encoded by the coding sequence ATGTCTGAAACAAAGAAAATTAAAACCGCTCTCGTGTCGGTTTACCATAAGGAAGGACTGGATGATTTAATCATCAAACTTCACGAGGAAGGAGTGGAGTTCCTGTCTACAGGAGGTACACGTCAGTTTATTGAATCTCTGGGGTTCCCTTGTAAGGCTGTAGAAGACCTTACTACTTATCCATCAATTTTAGGTGGCAGGGTAAAGACTCTTCATCCTAAAGTATTCGGTGGTATTTTGTGTCGTAGAGATGTTGAGCAAGATCTTCAACAAATTGAAAAATATGAAATTCCTGAAATTGACTTGGTCATAGTTGATCTTTATCCTTTTGAAGCAACTGTTGCTTCGGGTGCTGGAGAGGCTGCAATTGTGGAAAAAATTGATATAGGCGGAATTTCATTAATCCGTGCAGCAGCTAAGAATTTTAAGGATGTTGTTATCGTAGCTTCTCAGGCTCAATATAAACCATTGGCAGATATGTTGATGGAACATGGAGCTACAAGCTCTATTGAAGAACGTCGTTGGTTTGCCAAAGAGGCATTTGCTGTTTCTTCACATTATGATTCTGCTATTTTTAATTACTTTGATGGTGAAGATGGTTCTGCATTTCGTTGCTCAGTAAACGAACAGAAATCACTTAGATATGGTGAAAACCCTCATCAGAAAGGTGTATTCTTTGGAAATCTGGATGCAATTTTTGACCAGATTCATGGAAAAGAAATTTCATACAATAATTTGCTTGATATAAATGCAGCTGTTGATTTGATTGATGAATTCGAAGAATTGACATTTGCTGTATTAAAACATAATAATGCATGTGGTATAGCTTCACGTCCTACTGTGGCTGAAGCTTGGGCTGATGCATTGGCTGCTGATCCTGTCTCTGCTTATGGTGGAGTGCTGATTACGAATGCTGTGATTGATAAGACTGCAGCAGAAGAAATAAATAAAATTTTCTTTGAAATAATCATTGCACCTGATTATGATGTTGATGCTTTGGAAATTCTGACTCAAAAGAAAAATCGTATAGTCTTGGTTCGCAAGGAAGCTAAATTTCCCAAGAAACAGTTCCGCTCATTATTAAATGGCGTTTTAGTTCAAGACAGGGATTTGAAAATAGAAACTCCTGCAGATCTTAAGACTGTAACTGATAAGGCTCCTACTGAGCAGGAAATCGAAGATATGTTGTTTGCTAACAAGATTGTGAAAAACAGTAAGTCAAATGCCATTGTTCTGGCAAAAGGGAGACAGCTTTTGGCAAGTGGTATTGGTCAGACATCTCGTGTAGATGCATTAAAACAAGCTATAGAAAAGGCGAAAGCCTTTGGTTTCGATTTGCAAGGTGCTGTAATGGCTAGCGATGCATTTTTTCCATTCCCTGATTGTGTGGAAATAGCACATAAGGAAGGGGTTGCAGCTGTAATTCAGCCTGGAGGATCTGTAAGAGATCAACTTTCTTTTGATTATTGTAATGAAAATGGCGTAGCTATGGTTACGACAGGTTTCAGACATTTTAAACATTAA
- a CDS encoding rod shape-determining protein, whose product MGLFSFTQEIAMDLGTANTIIITNGKIVVDEPSVVALDRRTDKMIAVGEKARQMHGKTHENIRTIRPLRDGVIADFYACEQMMRGMIKMMNTHNRFFSPSLRMVICVPSGSTEVELRAVRDSAEHAGGRDVYLIFEPMAAAIGIGIDVEAPEGNMIVDIGGGSTEIAVISLGGIVSNKSIRIAGDDLTSDIQEYMGRQHNLKVGERTAEQIKIHVGAALTELEDAPEDYIVHGPNRMTALPMEVPVCYQEIAHCLEKSIAKMETAILSALEQTPPELYADIVHNGIYLAGGGALLRGLDKRLTDKINIPFHIAEDPLHAVAKGTGVALKNVDRFSFLMR is encoded by the coding sequence ATGGGATTATTTTCTTTTACACAAGAAATAGCGATGGATTTGGGAACAGCCAATACCATCATTATCACCAACGGAAAGATAGTCGTTGATGAGCCCTCTGTTGTTGCTTTAGATAGACGTACGGACAAAATGATTGCCGTTGGTGAAAAGGCACGTCAGATGCATGGAAAAACACATGAGAATATCAGAACTATCCGTCCTCTTCGTGATGGTGTGATTGCTGACTTCTATGCATGTGAGCAAATGATGCGTGGTATGATTAAGATGATGAATACACACAACAGATTTTTCTCTCCTTCTTTGAGAATGGTTATCTGTGTTCCATCAGGAAGTACCGAAGTTGAATTACGTGCTGTACGTGATTCTGCAGAACATGCGGGTGGACGTGATGTCTATTTGATATTTGAACCAATGGCTGCAGCTATTGGTATTGGTATAGACGTTGAAGCTCCGGAAGGAAATATGATTGTTGATATAGGTGGTGGTTCTACTGAAATTGCAGTAATCTCATTAGGTGGTATTGTTTCAAATAAATCCATACGTATAGCCGGAGACGATCTTACTTCTGATATTCAGGAATATATGGGACGTCAACATAATCTTAAGGTAGGTGAACGCACTGCTGAACAAATTAAGATTCATGTAGGAGCTGCATTAACTGAACTTGAAGATGCGCCTGAAGATTATATTGTTCATGGACCTAACAGAATGACAGCTCTTCCTATGGAAGTTCCGGTTTGTTACCAGGAAATTGCTCATTGTTTAGAGAAGTCTATAGCAAAAATGGAAACAGCTATTCTTAGTGCATTGGAACAAACTCCCCCTGAATTATATGCAGATATCGTTCATAACGGTATTTACTTAGCCGGTGGTGGAGCTCTTTTGAGAGGACTTGATAAACGTTTAACAGACAAAATTAATATCCCTTTCCACATAGCAGAAGATCCTCTTCATGCTGTGGCAAAAGGAACAGGTGTAGCGTTGAAGAATGTTGATAGATTCTCATTCTTGATGCGATAA
- the mreC gene encoding rod shape-determining protein MreC yields the protein MRNLLNFLIKYNYWFLFILLEVTSFTLLFRFNHYQKSSFFTSSNVAAGEIYKLKGSVTSYFFLKDANEDLLDRNMLLEQQITNLRKELQERGVDSLDVDSIKDKAINDLHVIKANVINNSLTKADNYLTLDKGSNAGIHSEMGVIDRNGVVGIVYMTTPNYSVVLSMLNTKSRIGCKILGSGYFGTLRWEGSDSRYAYLNDLPRHAKFSLGDTLVTSGYSDVFPAGVMVGTIDHIGNSKDGLSYQLKIRIATDFGKLSSVRVLPKSNPMERRLLEEMANKQQ from the coding sequence ATGCGGAACTTACTGAATTTCCTTATAAAATACAACTACTGGTTCCTTTTCATTTTGTTAGAGGTTACTAGTTTTACTTTGTTGTTTCGCTTTAATCACTACCAGAAAAGCTCTTTTTTCACTTCAAGCAATGTTGCTGCAGGTGAAATTTATAAATTAAAAGGGTCTGTGACTTCTTACTTCTTTTTAAAGGATGCAAATGAAGATTTGCTTGATCGTAATATGTTGTTGGAACAACAAATTACAAATCTGAGAAAGGAATTGCAAGAACGGGGTGTGGATTCTTTGGATGTGGATAGTATAAAAGATAAAGCGATTAATGATCTTCATGTCATTAAGGCTAATGTAATAAACAATTCTCTTACAAAGGCAGATAATTATTTGACTTTGGATAAAGGATCTAATGCTGGTATCCACAGCGAAATGGGGGTTATTGACAGGAATGGAGTAGTAGGTATTGTGTATATGACAACTCCTAACTATTCTGTAGTTTTATCTATGCTGAATACTAAGAGCAGAATAGGATGTAAAATATTAGGGAGTGGTTATTTTGGAACATTGAGATGGGAAGGAAGTGATTCTCGATATGCATATTTAAATGATTTACCAAGGCACGCTAAATTTAGTTTGGGAGATACATTAGTAACCAGTGGCTATTCAGATGTATTTCCAGCGGGTGTAATGGTTGGTACGATAGATCATATAGGTAACTCTAAGGATGGACTTTCTTATCAACTCAAAATTCGGATAGCTACAGATTTTGGGAAATTAAGTAGTGTGAGGGTGTTGCCCAAATCAAATCCGATGGAAAGAAGACTTCTTGAAGAAATGGCAAATAAACAACAATGA
- the mreD gene encoding rod shape-determining protein MreD gives MIITYLRRIEWFVALVLIQVLVLNNVHIAGYATPFIYIYMILKMSSGTSRSELMLWAFSIGLLVDMFSDTPGMNAAAATFIAFIRPVFLRLFTQRDSTDEFIPAIKTIGASSFIKYVAICVLFHHAALLMIESFSLLDLNVLLIKIGASSLLTVLCIMGIEGFKK, from the coding sequence ATGATTATAACATATTTAAGACGTATAGAGTGGTTCGTAGCCTTGGTGTTGATTCAAGTCTTGGTGCTAAATAATGTACATATTGCAGGATATGCAACGCCTTTCATTTACATATACATGATTTTAAAGATGTCATCTGGAACATCAAGAAGTGAATTGATGTTGTGGGCATTCTCTATCGGATTATTAGTTGATATGTTTTCTGATACTCCTGGCATGAATGCTGCAGCTGCTACTTTTATTGCTTTTATCCGGCCAGTTTTTCTGCGTCTTTTTACTCAGCGTGACAGTACTGATGAGTTTATTCCTGCAATAAAAACAATTGGTGCTTCTTCCTTTATTAAATATGTGGCAATATGTGTGCTATTTCATCATGCTGCATTATTAATGATCGAATCCTTTTCCTTGTTAGATCTGAACGTTTTACTAATCAAAATAGGGGCGAGTTCTTTGCTTACCGTTTTGTGTATTATGGGTATTGAAGGTTTTAAAAAATAG
- a CDS encoding penicillin-binding transpeptidase domain-containing protein — protein sequence MARDYNLEKRKYVIAGIAISVVLVFIMRLFVLQILSEDYKKNADSNAFLNKIQYPSRGIFYDRNNKLLVYNQPAYDVMVVTKEIDHLDTLDLCQTLNITKEYFVKRMNDIKDRSKNPGYSRFTNQLFMVQLSAEESSVLQEKLFKFRGFYVQQHSIRQYSYSSAAHILGDLGEASMANIEDDDYYVRGDYIGKQGIEKFYEKQLRGHKGVEILLRDAHGRIQGKYLNGKLDKKPIPGKNLKLSIDIDLQQFGEKLMGKKIGAIVAIEPETGEILCLVSSPTFNPADMVGRQRGKNHMALERDPRKPLFNRALMASYPPGSTFKPAQSLVFLQEGIISPATAFPCYHGFVVPGLRVGCHSHPSPLSLVPALATSCNSYFCWGLYRMIDNKKYLNSDSALTVWKDHMVSMGFGYKLGVDLPGEKRGLIPNAKFYDKVYGKGRWGGLRIIHTAIGQGEILLTPLQIANEGATIANRGHFITPHVVKNIIGGKLESTYLFPRHTTIDPKYYSYIIQGMRGAVEHGTCTRANYMPDMEICGKTGTAQNRGKDHSVFMGFAPMRKPKISICVYIENGGWGATYAVPIGALMMERYLKGKIAPEREKLVESLSNAVISYGTQTR from the coding sequence GTGGCTAGAGATTATAATTTAGAAAAAAGGAAATATGTGATTGCTGGCATTGCCATTTCGGTAGTGCTTGTTTTTATTATGCGTCTTTTTGTTCTTCAGATATTATCTGAGGATTACAAAAAAAATGCTGATAGCAATGCCTTTCTAAACAAGATTCAATATCCCTCTAGAGGGATATTTTATGATCGAAATAATAAGTTGTTGGTTTATAATCAACCGGCATATGATGTGATGGTTGTAACGAAAGAAATAGATCATCTTGACACTTTGGATCTATGCCAGACACTAAATATCACCAAAGAATATTTTGTGAAAAGAATGAATGATATCAAGGATCGTTCTAAGAATCCTGGATATTCACGTTTTACTAACCAACTTTTTATGGTTCAGCTTTCCGCAGAAGAGAGTAGTGTTTTACAAGAAAAACTTTTTAAATTTCGTGGTTTCTACGTTCAGCAACATTCTATACGTCAGTATTCATATAGTTCGGCTGCTCATATATTAGGTGATTTAGGAGAAGCTTCCATGGCAAATATAGAAGACGATGATTATTATGTTCGTGGAGACTATATAGGAAAACAAGGAATTGAAAAGTTCTATGAGAAGCAACTTCGTGGGCATAAAGGCGTAGAGATTTTACTCCGGGATGCGCATGGACGTATTCAAGGGAAATATTTGAACGGTAAACTAGATAAGAAACCTATTCCTGGTAAGAATCTAAAACTCTCTATTGATATTGATTTACAGCAGTTTGGAGAGAAACTTATGGGGAAAAAGATTGGTGCGATAGTGGCAATTGAACCAGAAACAGGTGAAATCCTTTGTCTTGTTTCTTCTCCAACTTTTAATCCTGCGGATATGGTTGGGCGTCAGCGAGGAAAGAATCACATGGCTTTGGAACGAGATCCCAGAAAACCTCTTTTCAACAGAGCACTAATGGCTTCGTATCCTCCGGGATCTACTTTTAAACCGGCTCAGTCTTTAGTCTTTCTTCAGGAAGGGATTATTAGTCCGGCAACAGCTTTCCCTTGTTATCATGGGTTTGTGGTGCCAGGTCTTAGAGTAGGGTGTCACTCACATCCTTCTCCATTGTCATTGGTGCCAGCTTTGGCAACATCTTGTAATTCTTACTTTTGTTGGGGATTATACCGGATGATTGATAACAAGAAGTATCTTAATTCGGATTCTGCGCTAACAGTCTGGAAAGATCACATGGTATCAATGGGATTTGGATATAAACTGGGAGTGGATCTCCCGGGTGAAAAAAGAGGGCTTATTCCCAATGCTAAGTTTTATGATAAGGTATATGGAAAAGGTCGGTGGGGTGGCTTACGAATTATCCATACAGCTATTGGACAGGGAGAAATATTGCTTACTCCTCTTCAAATTGCTAACGAAGGAGCAACCATTGCGAATAGAGGACATTTTATAACTCCGCATGTAGTAAAGAATATTATAGGAGGTAAATTGGAGAGTACTTATCTTTTTCCAAGACATACTACAATTGATCCGAAGTACTATTCTTATATCATTCAGGGAATGCGCGGAGCTGTAGAACATGGAACCTGTACCCGTGCCAACTATATGCCTGATATGGAGATTTGTGGAAAAACAGGTACAGCGCAAAATAGAGGAAAAGACCACTCTGTCTTTATGGGATTTGCACCAATGAGAAAACCTAAAATTTCTATTTGTGTTTATATTGAAAATGGTGGTTGGGGAGCAACGTATGCTGTTCCTATCGGAGCGTTGATGATGGAACGTTATCTTAAAGGTAAGATTGCTCCTGAAAGAGAAAAGTTAGTTGAAAGTCTTAGTAATGCAGTAATATCCTATGGAACCCAGACGCGTTAG
- the rodA gene encoding rod shape-determining protein RodA, whose translation MEPRRVSLWKSVDWATIAVYLILIICGWFSVCGASYNYGDTDFLSFGTRGGKQLMWILCSFGLGFVLLMIEERIYDMFSYIMYVGMLFLLFATIFLARDVKGSHSWISLGPVSLQPAEFAKFATALVLAKYINSYSFNIKKLKSVSMLALFILAPLGLIILQRETGSALVYLAFFFMLYREGMPGAILFSGVCAVIFFIVGIRFGDEMITNTPTSIGQFAVLSMILLFAGGMVWVYMKRWPPVRNIIGVSVLVVLLAFLFSKYVIPFNLVWVLLSLCLIASVYLFFLSLTERNKGYLLISIFTIASVGFLYSSNYVFDNVLEPHQQIRIKVVLGMEEDLTGAGYNVNQSKIAIGSGGIYGKGFLNGTQTKLKYVPEQDTDFIFCTVGEEQGFVGSSIVLVLFLILILRLIVLSERQTSAFGRVYGYSVVSIFVFHLFINVGMVLGLTPVIGIPLPFFSYGGSSLWGFTILLFIFLRIDAGRSERL comes from the coding sequence ATGGAACCCAGACGCGTTAGTTTATGGAAATCGGTAGATTGGGCAACTATTGCCGTCTACTTGATACTTATTATTTGTGGCTGGTTTAGCGTATGTGGAGCCAGTTACAATTATGGAGATACTGATTTTCTGAGTTTTGGAACCCGAGGTGGAAAACAGCTAATGTGGATCCTTTGTTCTTTTGGACTAGGTTTTGTGTTGCTGATGATTGAAGAGCGTATATATGACATGTTCTCCTACATTATGTATGTAGGAATGTTATTTTTACTTTTTGCCACGATATTTTTAGCAAGAGATGTGAAAGGATCCCATTCCTGGATTAGTCTAGGACCTGTAAGTTTGCAGCCTGCTGAGTTCGCTAAGTTTGCAACTGCGCTTGTTCTTGCTAAATATATAAACTCTTATTCGTTCAATATAAAGAAACTGAAAAGTGTTTCAATGTTGGCCCTTTTTATTTTAGCACCATTGGGACTCATTATTTTGCAGAGAGAAACCGGTTCGGCTTTAGTTTATCTGGCCTTCTTCTTTATGCTTTATAGAGAAGGAATGCCTGGTGCCATTCTGTTCTCGGGCGTATGTGCCGTGATATTTTTTATTGTTGGTATACGCTTTGGAGATGAAATGATTACTAACACTCCAACGTCTATAGGGCAATTTGCTGTATTGTCAATGATACTTTTGTTTGCCGGAGGTATGGTTTGGGTGTACATGAAACGCTGGCCTCCTGTTCGTAATATTATAGGTGTAAGTGTATTGGTCGTTCTTTTGGCTTTCCTTTTTTCGAAATATGTAATTCCTTTCAATCTGGTATGGGTATTACTTTCTTTATGTTTAATAGCTTCTGTTTATCTGTTTTTTCTTTCACTGACAGAAAGAAATAAAGGGTATTTATTAATATCTATATTTACTATTGCTTCAGTTGGATTCTTGTACTCTAGTAACTATGTGTTTGATAATGTTCTGGAACCACACCAGCAGATCCGTATTAAGGTTGTGTTGGGTATGGAGGAAGATTTGACAGGAGCTGGTTATAATGTGAACCAATCAAAGATAGCGATAGGGTCAGGTGGAATATATGGCAAAGGTTTCCTGAATGGTACTCAGACAAAGCTAAAATATGTTCCTGAACAGGATACTGACTTTATTTTCTGTACAGTAGGAGAGGAACAAGGATTTGTAGGGTCTTCTATTGTATTGGTGCTATTCCTTATTCTGATACTCCGCCTGATTGTTCTTTCTGAACGGCAGACTTCAGCCTTTGGACGAGTCTATGGCTACTCTGTAGTCAGTATCTTTGTCTTTCACCTTTTTATCAATGTGGGTATGGTGTTGGGCCTGACACCTGTTATTGGTATACCTCTGCCTTTCTTTAGCTATGGAGGATCTTCATTATGGGGTTTTACAATCCTTTTATTTATCTTTTTAAGGATTGATGCCGGAAGGTCAGAAAGGCTTTGA